A stretch of Oncorhynchus mykiss isolate Arlee chromosome 12, USDA_OmykA_1.1, whole genome shotgun sequence DNA encodes these proteins:
- the LOC110537946 gene encoding ferritin, middle subunit, whose protein sequence is MESQIRQNYHHDCEAAINRMINLEMFASYTYTSMAFYFSRDDVALSGFAHFFKENSDEEREHADKLLSFQNKRGGRIFLQDIKKPERDEWGNGLEAMQCALQLEKNVNQALLDLHKIASDKVDPHLCDFLETHYLNEQVEAIKKLGDHITNLTKMDAVKNKMAEYLFDKHTLGGQS, encoded by the exons ATGGAGTCTCAGATCCGCCAGAACTATCACCACGATTGCGAAGCTGCCATCAACCGGATGATCAACTTGGAGATGTTTGCCTCCTACACCTACACTTCAATG gCTTTCTATTTCTCCCGTGACGATGTGGCTCTGTCTGGCTTCGCGCATTTCTTCAAGGAGAACAGCGACGAGGAGCGAGAGCACGCCGACAAGCTACTCTCCTTCCAGAACAAGCGAGGTGGACGCATTTTCCTCCAGGACATCAAG AAGCCAGAACGTGATGAGTGGGGCAATGGGCTGGAGGCCATGCAGTGTGCTCTGCAGCTGGAGAAGAATGTGAACCAGGCCCTGCTGGACCTGCACAAGATTGCCTCTGACAAGGTTGACCCCCAT CTGTGTGACTTCCTGGAGACCCATTACCTGAATGAGCAGGTGGAGGCCATTAAGAAGCTGGGAGACCACATCACCAACCTCACCAAGATGGATGCTGTCAAAAACAAGATGGCAGAGTACCTGTTTGACAAGCACACCCTGGGAGGCCAGAGCTAA
- the LOC110538929 gene encoding ferritin, middle subunit-like, translating into MARKPLGKNVKQALLNMHKIASDKVDPHCIIMPDRDEWGNGLEAMQCALQLGKNVKQVLLDMHKIASDKVDPHPCDFLETHYLNEQVEAIKKLGDHITNLTKMDAVNNKMAEYLFDKHTLGGQS; encoded by the exons atggctagaaagccg CTGGGGAAGAATGTGAAACAGGCCCTGCTGAACATGCACAAGATTGCCTCCGACAAGGTTGACCCCCAC tgtattattatGCCAGATCGTGATGAGTGGGGCAATGGGCTGGAGGCCATGCAGTGTGCTCTGCAGCTGGGGAAGAATGTGAAACAGGTCCTGCTGGACATGCACAAGATTGCCTCCGACAAGGTTGACCCCCAC CCGTGTGACTTCCTGGAGACCCATTACCTGAATGAGCAGGTGGAGGCCATTAAGAAGCTGGGTGACCACATCACCAACCTCACCAAGATGGATGCTGTCAACAACAAGATGGCAGAGTACCTGTTTGACAAGCACACCCTGGGAGGCCAGAGCTAA